In the Streptomyces formicae genome, one interval contains:
- the nadD gene encoding nicotinate-nucleotide adenylyltransferase has product MGEQDMPTGPVSNGKRRLGVMGGTFDPIHHGHLVAASEVAAQFHLDEVVFVPTGQPWQKSDKLVSPAEDRYLMTVIATAENPQFSVSRIDIDRGGATYTTDTLRDLRALNPDTDLFFITGADALGQILTWRDTEELFSLAHFIGVTRPGHTLADPGLPKGGVSLVEVPALAISSTDCRARVSKGDPVWYLVPDGVVRYIDKRELYRGD; this is encoded by the coding sequence ATGGGAGAGCAGGACATGCCTACCGGTCCGGTGAGCAACGGCAAGCGCCGCTTGGGCGTCATGGGCGGAACGTTCGATCCGATCCACCACGGACACCTGGTGGCGGCCAGTGAGGTCGCCGCGCAGTTCCACCTCGACGAGGTGGTGTTCGTGCCGACCGGACAGCCGTGGCAGAAGAGCGACAAGCTGGTGTCACCGGCCGAGGACCGCTATCTGATGACGGTCATCGCGACCGCCGAGAACCCGCAGTTCTCGGTGAGCCGCATCGACATCGACCGCGGCGGTGCCACGTACACCACGGACACCCTGCGCGACCTGCGCGCGCTCAACCCCGACACGGACCTCTTCTTCATCACGGGCGCCGACGCCCTCGGCCAGATCCTCACCTGGCGGGACACCGAAGAGCTGTTCTCCCTCGCGCACTTCATCGGGGTCACCCGGCCCGGACACACGCTGGCCGATCCCGGCCTGCCCAAGGGCGGCGTCTCCCTGGTCGAGGTCCCCGCCCTGGCGATCTCCTCCACGGACTGCCGCGCGCGGGTCTCCAAGGGAGACCCCGTCTGGTACCTGGTGCCCGACGGTGTGGTGCGTTATATCGACAAGCGCGAGCTGTACCGCGGCGACTGA
- a CDS encoding M48 family metallopeptidase — MTDDHNGGPENGGHEHVPSRQRRRFPGISSRAYEHPADRSALVALRKLSGFDTVFKALSGLLPERSLRLLFLSDSVRVSDAQFAHLNGMLRDACYILDLEKVPPMYVNQDPVPNAMCIGLDEPIIVVTTGLVELLDEEEMRAVVGHEVGHALSGHSVYRTILLFLTNLALKVAWIPLGNVAIMAIVTALREWFRKSELSADRAGLLVGQDLQASMRGLMKLAGGNHLHQMNVDAFLEQAEEYEAGGDLRDSVLKILNVLPRTHPFATVRAAELKKWAESRDYQRIMDGHYPRRDEDKDTSVSDSFRQSASSYADNVRNSKDPLMKLVSDIAGGAGDLGGKLRGKFTGDRSAPDDDRPGDGPDNGPDDGAK; from the coding sequence ATGACCGACGACCACAACGGCGGCCCTGAGAACGGCGGCCACGAACACGTGCCGAGCCGGCAGCGCAGGCGCTTCCCCGGCATCTCGTCACGGGCGTACGAACACCCGGCGGACCGCTCGGCCCTGGTTGCCCTGCGCAAGCTCAGCGGCTTCGACACGGTCTTCAAGGCGCTCAGCGGACTGCTGCCCGAGCGCAGCCTCAGGCTGCTGTTCCTCTCGGACTCGGTCCGGGTGTCCGACGCGCAGTTCGCGCACCTCAACGGCATGCTGCGGGACGCCTGTTACATCCTGGACCTGGAGAAGGTCCCGCCGATGTACGTCAACCAGGACCCGGTCCCGAACGCGATGTGCATCGGCCTCGACGAGCCGATCATCGTCGTGACGACGGGCCTCGTCGAACTGCTCGACGAGGAGGAGATGCGGGCGGTCGTCGGCCACGAGGTGGGCCACGCGCTCTCCGGCCACTCCGTCTACCGCACGATCCTGCTGTTCCTGACCAACCTCGCGCTGAAGGTCGCGTGGATCCCGCTGGGCAATGTCGCGATCATGGCGATCGTGACGGCGCTGCGCGAGTGGTTCCGCAAGTCCGAGCTGTCGGCGGACCGGGCGGGCCTTCTGGTCGGCCAGGACCTCCAGGCGTCCATGCGCGGCCTGATGAAGCTCGCGGGCGGCAACCACCTGCACCAGATGAACGTGGACGCGTTCCTGGAGCAGGCCGAGGAGTACGAGGCAGGGGGCGACCTGCGCGACTCCGTCCTGAAGATCCTCAACGTCCTGCCGCGCACGCACCCCTTCGCCACGGTCCGCGCCGCCGAGCTGAAGAAGTGGGCCGAGTCCCGCGATTACCAGCGGATCATGGACGGCCACTACCCGCGCCGCGACGAGGACAAGGACACCTCGGTCTCGGACTCCTTCCGCCAGTCGGCCTCGTCGTACGCGGACAACGTCCGCAACAGCAAGGACCCGCTGATGAAGCTGGTCAGCGACATCGCGGGCGGCGCGGGCGACCTGGGCGGCAAGCTGCGCGGCAAGTTCACGGGAGACCGGAGCGCCCCGGACGACGACCGCCCCGGCGACGGCCCCGACAACGGCCCGGACGACGGCGCGAAGTAA
- a CDS encoding glutamate-5-semialdehyde dehydrogenase, with protein sequence MTSLSPVSPYDNLSPVAQAAYRARGAGATLAPLPRSAKDDALLAIADALEVRTAEIVEANAKDTARAREAGTSESIVDRLTLTPERVRAIAADVRDVAALPDPVGEVVRGSTLPNGIDLRQVRVPLGVVGIIYEARPNVTVDAAALCLKSGNAVLLRGSSSAYASNTALVRVLRDAVHGAGLPADAVQLVPGENRDSVRELMRARGLVDVLIPRGGASLIKTVVEESTVPVIETGTGNCHVYVDALADLDMAVDILINSKAQRPSVCNSAETLLVHKDIADAFLPRALDALAEAGVTVHADERVLTYAEGSKATVVPATTEDWETEYLSYDIAAGVVDTLEQAVEHIRLWTSGHTEAIVTTSQQAARRFTQLVDSTTVAVNASTRFTDGGQFGFGAEIGISTQKLHARGPMGLPELTSTKYIVTGDGHVR encoded by the coding sequence ATGACGTCGCTCTCTCCCGTCTCGCCCTACGACAACCTCTCGCCGGTCGCCCAGGCCGCCTACCGCGCCCGAGGCGCCGGAGCCACGCTCGCGCCACTGCCGCGCTCCGCCAAGGACGACGCGCTCCTCGCGATCGCCGACGCGCTCGAGGTGCGGACCGCCGAGATCGTCGAGGCCAACGCCAAGGACACCGCGCGGGCCCGTGAGGCGGGCACCAGCGAGTCGATCGTCGACCGGCTCACGCTCACCCCCGAGCGGGTCCGCGCCATCGCCGCCGACGTGCGCGACGTGGCGGCCCTGCCCGACCCGGTCGGCGAGGTCGTCCGCGGCTCGACCCTGCCCAACGGCATCGACCTGCGCCAGGTCCGCGTCCCGCTCGGCGTCGTCGGGATCATCTACGAGGCCCGCCCGAACGTCACCGTCGACGCGGCCGCCCTCTGCCTGAAGTCCGGCAACGCCGTGCTCCTGAGGGGCTCCTCGTCGGCGTACGCGTCGAACACGGCCCTGGTGCGCGTCCTGCGCGACGCGGTGCACGGCGCGGGCCTGCCCGCCGACGCCGTCCAGCTCGTCCCCGGCGAGAACCGCGACTCCGTACGGGAGCTGATGCGCGCCCGCGGCCTCGTCGACGTGCTCATCCCGCGCGGCGGCGCCTCCCTGATCAAGACCGTCGTCGAGGAGTCCACCGTCCCGGTCATCGAGACCGGCACCGGCAACTGCCACGTGTACGTGGACGCGCTCGCCGACCTCGACATGGCCGTCGACATCCTGATCAACTCCAAGGCCCAGCGCCCCAGCGTCTGCAACTCCGCCGAGACGCTGCTCGTGCACAAGGACATCGCCGACGCCTTCCTGCCGCGCGCCCTCGACGCCCTTGCGGAGGCGGGCGTCACCGTCCACGCCGACGAGCGCGTCCTCACGTACGCCGAGGGCAGCAAGGCCACCGTCGTGCCCGCGACGACCGAGGACTGGGAGACCGAGTACCTCTCGTACGACATCGCCGCCGGTGTCGTCGACACCCTGGAGCAGGCCGTCGAGCACATCCGGCTGTGGACCTCCGGGCACACCGAGGCCATCGTCACCACCTCGCAGCAGGCCGCGCGCCGCTTCACACAGCTCGTGGACTCCACGACGGTCGCCGTGAACGCCTCCACGCGCTTCACCGACGGCGGCCAGTTCGGCTTCGGCGCCGAGATCGGCATCTCCACGCAGAAGCTGCACGCGCGCGGGCCGATGGGACTGCCCGAACTGACCTCGACGAAGTACATCGTGACGGGCGACGGTCACGTCAGGTGA
- the proB gene encoding glutamate 5-kinase: MAAARQSVAEARRVVVKVGSSSLTTASGGLDADRVDALVDVLAKSRGGGEREIVLVSSGAIAAGLAPLGLVRRPKDLARQQAAASVGQGLLVARYTASFARYGVRVGQVLLTSDDMARRAHHRNASRTLDQLLAMGALPVVNENDTVATDEIRFGDNDRLAALVAHLVHADLLVLLSDVDGLYDGDPAKPGTSRISEVTGPADIAHVQIGSAGKAGVGTGGMVTKVEAARIAAAAGIPVVLTSASQAGDALAGRATGTYFHRTGRRSADRLLWLQHASEPRGALTLDDGAVHAVVQGRKSLLPAGIAAVEGDFTAGDPVELRDAQGRPVARGLVNFDAKELPLLLGRSTRDLARELGPAYEREVVHRDDLVLLHG, encoded by the coding sequence GTGGCAGCGGCAAGGCAGTCAGTGGCAGAGGCGCGGCGGGTCGTCGTCAAGGTCGGTTCCTCATCCTTGACCACCGCATCGGGGGGCCTGGACGCGGACCGCGTTGACGCCCTCGTCGACGTACTGGCCAAGAGCCGCGGCGGCGGGGAGCGCGAGATCGTGCTCGTCTCGTCCGGTGCCATCGCGGCGGGCCTCGCGCCGCTCGGTCTGGTGCGGCGCCCCAAGGACCTCGCCCGCCAGCAGGCCGCCGCCAGCGTCGGCCAGGGCCTGCTCGTGGCCCGCTACACGGCGTCCTTCGCGCGCTACGGCGTACGGGTCGGGCAGGTGCTCCTGACCTCGGACGACATGGCGCGCAGGGCCCACCACCGCAACGCGTCCCGCACCCTCGACCAGCTCCTGGCGATGGGCGCGCTGCCCGTCGTGAACGAGAACGACACCGTGGCGACCGACGAGATCCGCTTCGGCGACAACGACCGGCTCGCCGCCCTCGTCGCCCACCTCGTCCACGCCGACCTGCTCGTCCTGCTCTCCGACGTGGACGGCCTCTACGACGGGGACCCCGCGAAGCCGGGCACGTCGAGGATCTCCGAGGTCACCGGGCCCGCCGACATAGCGCACGTGCAGATCGGCAGCGCGGGCAAGGCGGGCGTCGGCACCGGCGGCATGGTCACCAAGGTCGAGGCCGCGCGGATCGCCGCGGCCGCCGGGATCCCGGTGGTGCTGACCTCCGCGAGCCAGGCGGGCGACGCGCTCGCGGGCCGCGCCACGGGGACGTACTTCCACCGCACGGGACGCCGCTCGGCCGACCGGCTCCTCTGGTTGCAGCACGCGTCGGAGCCGCGCGGCGCGCTCACCCTGGACGACGGGGCGGTCCACGCGGTCGTCCAGGGGCGCAAGTCGCTGCTCCCCGCAGGGATCGCCGCGGTCGAGGGCGACTTCACCGCGGGCGACCCGGTCGAGCTGAGGGACGCCCAGGGCCGCCCGGTCGCGCGCGGCCTGGTGAATTTCGACGCCAAGGAACTCCCGCTGCTGCTCGGCCGCTCCACCCGGGACCTGGCGCGCGAACTCGGACCTGCGTACGAACGAGAGGTCGTGCACAGGGACGACTTGGTCCTGCTGCACGGGTAG
- the obgE gene encoding GTPase ObgE produces the protein MTTFVDRVELHAAAGNGGHGCASVHREKFKPLGGPDGGNGGRGGDVILVVDQDVTTLLDYHHSPHRKATNGQPGAGDNRSGKDGQDLVLPVPDGTVVLDKEGNVLADLVGQGTTFVAGQGGRGGLGNAALASARRKAPGFALLGVPGEERDVVLELKTVADVALVGYPSAGKSSLISVLSAAKPKIADYPFTTLVPNLGVVTAGSTVYTVADVPGLIPGASQGRGLGLEFLRHVERCSVLVHVLDTATLESDRDPVSDLDVIEAELREYGAGLENRPRIVVLNKIDVPDGQDLADLVRPDLEERGYRVFEVSAVAHKGLKELSFGLAELVAAARAAKPKEEATRIVIRPQAVDDSGFTVKREDDGIFRVRGEKPERWIRQTDFNNDEAVGYLADRLSRLGVEDELMKAGARNGDGVAIGPEENAVVFDWEPTMMAGAEMLGRRGEDHRLEAPRPAAQRRRDREAERDEAQKAYDDFEPF, from the coding sequence ATGACCACCTTCGTGGACCGCGTCGAGCTGCATGCCGCCGCGGGTAACGGGGGCCACGGCTGTGCCTCCGTCCACCGTGAGAAGTTCAAGCCGCTCGGCGGCCCCGACGGTGGCAACGGCGGTCGTGGCGGCGACGTGATCCTGGTCGTCGACCAGGACGTCACCACGCTGCTCGACTACCACCACAGCCCGCACCGCAAGGCCACCAACGGCCAGCCCGGCGCCGGTGACAACCGCTCCGGCAAGGACGGCCAGGACCTGGTCCTGCCCGTCCCCGACGGCACGGTCGTCCTCGACAAGGAAGGCAACGTGCTCGCCGACCTGGTCGGCCAGGGCACCACCTTCGTCGCGGGCCAGGGCGGCCGCGGCGGCCTCGGCAACGCGGCGCTGGCCTCCGCCCGGCGCAAGGCCCCCGGCTTCGCGCTGCTCGGTGTGCCCGGCGAGGAGCGGGACGTCGTCCTGGAGCTCAAGACCGTCGCCGACGTCGCGCTCGTGGGCTACCCGAGCGCGGGCAAGTCCTCGCTGATCTCCGTGCTGAGCGCGGCGAAGCCGAAGATCGCGGACTACCCGTTCACCACGCTCGTCCCCAACCTCGGTGTGGTGACGGCGGGTTCGACCGTCTACACCGTCGCCGACGTGCCCGGGCTCATCCCCGGCGCCAGCCAGGGCCGCGGCCTGGGCCTCGAGTTCCTGCGGCACGTCGAGCGGTGCAGCGTGCTCGTGCACGTCCTGGACACGGCGACCCTGGAGTCCGACCGCGACCCCGTCTCCGACCTCGACGTCATCGAGGCCGAGCTGCGGGAGTACGGCGCGGGCCTGGAGAACCGTCCCCGCATCGTCGTCCTCAACAAGATCGACGTACCCGACGGACAGGACCTCGCGGACCTCGTCAGGCCCGACCTGGAGGAGCGCGGCTACCGCGTCTTCGAGGTGTCGGCCGTGGCGCACAAGGGCCTCAAGGAGCTGTCCTTCGGCCTGGCCGAGCTGGTCGCCGCGGCGCGTGCCGCCAAGCCGAAGGAGGAGGCGACCCGCATCGTCATCCGTCCCCAGGCCGTCGACGACTCCGGCTTCACGGTCAAGCGCGAGGACGACGGTATCTTCCGCGTGCGCGGCGAGAAGCCGGAGCGCTGGATCCGCCAGACCGACTTCAACAACGACGAGGCCGTCGGCTACCTCGCGGACCGGCTCAGCCGCCTCGGCGTCGAGGACGAGCTGATGAAGGCGGGCGCCCGCAACGGCGACGGCGTCGCCATCGGCCCCGAGGAGAACGCGGTCGTCTTCGACTGGGAGCCGACGATGATGGCCGGTGCGGAGATGCTCGGCCGTCGTGGCGAGGACCACCGTCTGGAAGCGCCCAGGCCCGCCGCTCAGCGGCGCAGGGACCGCGAGGCGGAGCGGGACGAGGCACAGAAGGCGTACGACGACTTCGAGCCGTTCTAA
- the rpmA gene encoding 50S ribosomal protein L27, with protein MAHKKGASSTRNGRDSNAQRLGVKRFGGQVVNAGEILVRQRGTHFHPGSGVGRGKDDTLFALDAGAVEFGTHRGRKVVNIVPVAV; from the coding sequence ATGGCACACAAGAAGGGCGCATCGTCCACTCGGAACGGGCGCGATTCCAATGCTCAGCGGCTCGGCGTGAAGCGCTTCGGCGGTCAGGTCGTCAACGCCGGTGAGATCCTGGTCCGCCAGCGCGGTACCCACTTCCACCCGGGCTCGGGCGTCGGCCGCGGCAAGGACGACACCCTGTTCGCGCTGGACGCGGGTGCGGTGGAGTTCGGCACCCACCGTGGCCGCAAGGTCGTGAACATCGTTCCGGTCGCCGTCTGA
- the rplU gene encoding 50S ribosomal protein L21 — translation MYAIVRSGGRQHKVAVDDIVEVDKISTAKVGDTVELSTLLVVDGDAVTSDPWVLAGIKVQAEVVDHHKGVKIDILRYKNKTGYRRRQGHRQQYTAIKITGIPTAAK, via the coding sequence GTGTACGCCATCGTGCGCAGCGGTGGTCGCCAGCACAAGGTTGCTGTCGACGACATCGTTGAGGTTGACAAGATTTCCACTGCCAAGGTTGGCGACACGGTCGAGCTCTCGACCCTGCTCGTTGTCGACGGTGACGCTGTGACCAGCGACCCGTGGGTCCTTGCCGGCATCAAGGTGCAGGCCGAGGTCGTGGACCACCACAAGGGCGTCAAGATCGACATCCTTCGGTACAAGAACAAGACCGGCTACCGCCGTCGTCAGGGTCACCGTCAGCAGTACACGGCGATCAAGATCACCGGTATCCCGACGGCTGCGAAGTAA
- a CDS encoding phospholipase D-like domain-containing protein, with product MAHARLWGTGRHRAVKPVKGARRAVALATVLSAAGLQAVGSAGAARADTAPTWTEGPIFNDPKGDADHQYAIRTRLLELTNSAVPGSTIKVAVYHVWEATVVDALVAAKNRGVHVQILLDETSRSDRPANTSYNTLKTALGTDRSKPSFVSLCPAGKSCLGDPRYGKSIMHNKFWLFSEVAGARDVVVQTTSNSTPSAHTKFFNDALLLPDNPAMYDAYADYFTDMLGKRWQDWDYRTVSSGRYKSYFFPRNGTVNETDTMYSVLNNVRCVYKDAAGVQQQTKVRAAIFKITRKQIADKLVALKKAGCSVSILYAETDSARSQNGTPGTWEQLHKSGGPSVRCYNDDRDPLHPGSRLGTPYIVHSKYLLVDGMYDGKRNKLSFTGSQNYTAPALRENDEAIVKVDDDSVHDTYRAHFDRTRAVAWPGSADKTDLCKGVKPLPPDGENPTT from the coding sequence ATGGCGCACGCGCGCCTGTGGGGCACGGGGCGACACCGTGCGGTGAAACCGGTCAAGGGCGCCCGCCGGGCGGTGGCGCTCGCCACGGTCCTCTCGGCGGCGGGGCTCCAGGCCGTGGGGTCCGCGGGGGCCGCTCGGGCGGACACCGCGCCGACCTGGACCGAGGGCCCGATCTTCAACGATCCGAAGGGCGACGCCGACCACCAGTACGCGATACGCACGCGGCTCCTCGAACTGACGAACTCCGCAGTCCCTGGCTCGACGATCAAGGTCGCGGTCTACCACGTGTGGGAGGCCACCGTCGTCGACGCGCTGGTGGCCGCCAAGAACCGCGGTGTGCACGTGCAGATCCTGCTCGACGAGACCAGCAGGAGCGACCGGCCGGCGAACACCTCGTACAACACGCTCAAGACGGCGCTCGGCACCGACAGGAGCAAGCCGTCGTTCGTGTCGCTCTGCCCCGCGGGGAAGTCCTGTCTGGGCGATCCGCGGTACGGCAAGTCGATCATGCACAACAAGTTCTGGCTGTTCTCCGAGGTGGCGGGCGCCAGGGACGTCGTCGTACAGACCACGTCGAACTCGACGCCGTCGGCGCACACCAAGTTCTTCAACGACGCGCTGCTGCTGCCCGACAACCCCGCGATGTACGACGCGTACGCGGACTACTTCACCGACATGCTCGGCAAGCGCTGGCAGGACTGGGACTACCGCACGGTCAGCAGCGGCCGCTACAAGTCGTACTTCTTCCCGCGCAACGGCACGGTGAACGAGACCGACACCATGTACTCGGTCCTGAACAACGTGCGGTGCGTGTACAAGGACGCGGCGGGCGTGCAGCAGCAGACCAAGGTGCGGGCCGCCATCTTCAAGATCACGCGGAAGCAGATCGCCGACAAGCTCGTCGCGCTGAAGAAGGCGGGCTGCTCGGTGAGCATCCTGTACGCCGAGACGGACAGCGCCAGGAGCCAGAACGGCACCCCGGGCACCTGGGAGCAGCTGCACAAGTCCGGCGGCCCCTCCGTGCGCTGCTACAACGACGACAGGGACCCGCTGCACCCCGGCAGCAGGCTGGGGACGCCGTACATCGTCCACTCGAAGTACCTGCTGGTCGACGGCATGTACGACGGCAAGCGGAACAAGCTCTCCTTCACCGGTTCGCAGAACTACACGGCGCCCGCGCTGCGCGAGAACGACGAGGCGATCGTGAAGGTCGACGACGACTCGGTGCACGACACCTACCGCGCGCACTTCGACCGCACGCGGGCGGTGGCCTGGCCGGGCAGCGCCGACAAGACCGATCTGTGCAAGGGCGTCAAGCCGCTGCCGCCGGACGGCGAGAATCCCACCACGTGA